TGGCGGGGCGGCTCCTGGTCCCGCCGGAAACGCTCAGGGAAAAATTCACGGAGCGGGAGCGGCAGTCCTGCACGGCCATCGCGCCGGGAATCGCCCTGCCCCATATCCTGGTGGAGGGAAACGGCATTTTTCAGGTGATGCTGGCCCGGGGCCGCGAGGGGATCGTCTTCCCCTGCGTCGACGACCCGGTCTACGCCGTCTTCATCCTGGCGGGATCCCCCGACGAGCGCAACTTCCACCTTCGGGCCCTGATGGCGATCGCCCAAGTCGTCCAGGACCCGGGTTTCTTCGCCCGCTGGAGGGAAGCCCGCAACCCCGAAGAACTGCGCAACATCGTCCTGCTGGCTCCCCGCCAGCGAATTTGAGGAGAGAACCCGGGATTTCAGTTCCCGGAGATGAGATGGAACATCCGGCGCGGGCCTTTCCGGGCCCGGGCGAGGGTTTTCCAAGGCGGCGGGTCCGGGTTTTCCTCCTCGAACTCTTCCATCCGGGGCACGACGATCAGCTCGAATTCCGGATCTTCTCCGGAAAGGATCCGGGCGATTCTCTCCGGTTCCCCGACGCCGGGAAGGACAATGCCGCCGTATACGAAAAATACGCCTTGGGACGCCTCGTCTTCGCCCCAGACGCAGACCCGCCCGCGCGCTTCCGGAGGAACGGCCGCGGCCAGCTTTTCCACCATGGGCCGGTAGCTCCAGACCCGGTTGAGAACGGGCGCGGCGGTCAGCACCGCGGCCAGGAGGAAAAGCGCCGCCGCCGCCCCGGTCTGGGCGGCGATGTTCCCCCGTAAACGGCGGTATGAGTAAATCCCGACGGCGGCCGCGGCCATGGCCGCGAAGTTGACGCCCAAGCCCACGCTGACGGTTCCGTCCTTTTCCCCCACCAACAGAAAGGAAGACACCGCCAGGGCGCCGACCAGCACCGCGGCGATGGCCCGCAGGGCGACCCGGCTCCAGGGGGCCAGCCTCCCCATTTCCCAGGCCATGACGGCGGCGAAAGCCGGAAGGAGCGGATAGAGGTAGACTTCGCGCTTGGTCCCGGAAACCGAAAGGACGATCAGCCCCCCCAGCCCCCAGGCCAAGGCCACCAGCAGCCAGTTCCCGCCCATTTCGTTTTCGAATTCACGGGCGCGGCGGCGGATTCCACCGAACAGGGCCGGGGTCCAGGGCAGCAGCAGCAGCGGCAGCAACCACAGGTAATATAAGGGGCCCTTGACGTGTCCCAGATGGGCTGCCGTGCCGGTAAACCGGCCGACCTGATTGTCGAGAAACC
This genomic stretch from bacterium harbors:
- a CDS encoding glycosyltransferase family 39 protein, which translates into the protein MRPKSSAGIPAWVLILALLTLTVGVGGRDLWTPDEPREAALVQGMGEGGSWLVPSLGGRPFVEKPPLYYWAGWVMNRSLGALVGTATAVRALSALAAALTLLATWLGVRACWGKERGKAAVLILATTISFFRAGHWIIIDPLLMFLVAAAVVSLFLGLAGDRPGLILGAYLAAGSAFLVKGTVAWALLVFPWGASFFLYRRQAWRRRRLHLLGAGFLALGIPLAWMRLFYLEAGAELWKEWFLDNQVGRFTGTAAHLGHVKGPLYYLWLLPLLLLPWTPALFGGIRRRAREFENEMGGNWLLVALAWGLGGLIVLSVSGTKREVYLYPLLPAFAAVMAWEMGRLAPWSRVALRAIAAVLVGALAVSSFLLVGEKDGTVSVGLGVNFAAMAAAAVGIYSYRRLRGNIAAQTGAAAALFLLAAVLTAAPVLNRVWSYRPMVEKLAAAVPPEARGRVCVWGEDEASQGVFFVYGGIVLPGVGEPERIARILSGEDPEFELIVVPRMEEFEEENPDPPPWKTLARARKGPRRMFHLISGN